A window of the Sporosarcina sp. FSL K6-2383 genome harbors these coding sequences:
- a CDS encoding L-fucose/L-arabinose isomerase family protein, whose protein sequence is MQRKSNYKKARIGLYSTGLNTYWEQFPGLEERLIEYGSFIESKLSEDAEVFNFGLIDSVEKGRAAGDYFSKHNVDIIFLHAATYAVSSVVLPIHQRCNAKVIMLNLQPAEQLNYEETNTSEWLAQCGACPVPEFANAFNRAGIDYHVISGLLGLDYTPEISLANETTAERPEAKRAWREINEWVQAAKVKRNLASAQIGFLGNTYNGMLDLYSDFTMIQAQTGIHVEVLEMCDLAELIDDVTDKDIQQKRAQVEDMFIISEDSPAEKLATKPSEEQLNWACKIASAQYKLVEERQLDAITYYYHGAPGNDYEKLQNGLTVGQSLLTAEGIPCAGEGDLKTAIAMKICDTLGVGGSYCEIVTTDYVEGTILLGHDGPFHLKIADGKPILRGMGIYHGKQGSGVAVEAQVKIGPVTMLGLSQTIDGKLKLIISEGISTNGKTMQIGNTQTPVKFPVAPDTYYERWFQEAPTHHCAMSIGSNINQFVKTAKLLNIPYVVI, encoded by the coding sequence ATGCAAAGAAAATCTAATTATAAAAAAGCAAGAATCGGTTTATATTCAACAGGCTTGAATACTTATTGGGAGCAGTTTCCGGGGTTAGAAGAAAGATTAATTGAATATGGTTCATTTATAGAAAGTAAACTATCCGAGGATGCTGAAGTCTTTAACTTTGGATTAATTGATAGTGTGGAAAAAGGACGTGCAGCAGGGGACTATTTTAGTAAGCATAATGTCGATATAATATTCCTTCATGCAGCAACCTATGCAGTTAGTTCCGTTGTTCTACCTATTCACCAGCGCTGCAATGCAAAAGTGATTATGCTAAATTTACAGCCAGCAGAACAGCTTAACTATGAAGAAACGAACACTAGTGAGTGGCTTGCACAATGTGGGGCATGTCCAGTTCCTGAGTTTGCAAATGCCTTCAACCGAGCCGGTATTGATTACCATGTAATTAGTGGGCTGTTGGGGTTGGATTACACGCCTGAAATCTCTCTTGCAAACGAAACGACTGCCGAACGTCCGGAGGCAAAAAGAGCATGGCGTGAAATTAATGAATGGGTACAAGCCGCAAAAGTAAAGAGAAACTTGGCGAGTGCACAAATCGGATTTTTGGGAAATACGTATAATGGCATGCTTGATCTGTATAGTGATTTTACAATGATTCAAGCACAAACGGGCATTCATGTAGAAGTGTTGGAAATGTGTGACCTAGCGGAACTAATCGATGATGTTACAGATAAAGACATCCAACAAAAGAGAGCCCAAGTTGAAGATATGTTTATCATTAGTGAAGATTCACCTGCCGAAAAGCTAGCGACAAAGCCGTCCGAAGAACAACTGAATTGGGCATGTAAAATTGCATCTGCGCAATATAAACTCGTTGAGGAAAGGCAACTCGATGCCATTACCTATTATTACCACGGTGCACCAGGGAATGACTATGAAAAACTGCAAAATGGCCTAACTGTTGGACAATCGCTTTTGACTGCTGAAGGCATTCCATGTGCTGGCGAAGGTGATTTAAAAACAGCAATCGCTATGAAGATTTGCGACACCCTTGGCGTTGGTGGAAGTTATTGTGAAATTGTCACGACGGATTATGTTGAAGGTACCATCTTATTAGGACACGACGGACCTTTCCACTTGAAAATTGCGGATGGAAAACCTATCCTTCGTGGGATGGGAATTTATCATGGAAAACAAGGTAGTGGTGTCGCTGTTGAGGCACAAGTGAAAATAGGTCCAGTTACTATGCTCGGTCTTTCACAAACAATAGACGGCAAACTCAAATTGATTATTAGTGAAGGAATTTCGACGAATGGAAAAACAATGCAAATCGGTAATACACAAACACCTGTTAAATTTCCAGTCGCCCCAGACACTTACTATGAACGTTGGTTCCAAGAAGCACCTACTCACCACTGTGCTATGTCCATCGGCAGTAACATCAACCAATTTGTTAAAACCGCAAAATTATTAAATATTCCTTATGTTGTTATCTAA
- a CDS encoding DeoR/GlpR family DNA-binding transcription regulator, producing the protein MLAAARHQKIIELLDVRSTVRVTELSDIFSVTEETIRRDLEKLEKEKKLLRSHGGAMRNEQPDSEIHFSEREIQNVEAKRAIAEEAVKYVVEGDRIILDASTTAWYMAKALPNISIAVITNSIKIAIELGRKDKIEVISTGGKLLSKSLSYVGPLAERSLDMYHVNKTFISCKGFHLETGLSDSSELQALLKKRMIQHCDYVILMVDSTKFDTQAFSYIASIGEINEVITDNGITPKSIQTIEEKNIKLTIVPCRNEVSV; encoded by the coding sequence ATGCTTGCAGCAGCAAGACATCAGAAAATCATAGAACTTCTCGATGTGCGTTCGACAGTTCGTGTGACAGAGTTGAGTGATATTTTTAGCGTGACAGAAGAAACAATCAGAAGAGACTTGGAAAAGTTGGAAAAGGAAAAAAAACTTTTGCGTAGTCATGGTGGGGCCATGCGTAATGAGCAACCGGACTCCGAAATCCATTTTTCCGAAAGAGAAATCCAAAATGTTGAAGCGAAAAGAGCGATTGCGGAGGAAGCAGTTAAGTATGTCGTAGAAGGAGATCGGATTATTCTAGATGCCAGTACGACAGCTTGGTATATGGCGAAAGCATTGCCTAATATTTCGATTGCGGTCATTACGAACTCCATAAAAATTGCTATCGAGCTAGGGCGAAAAGACAAAATCGAAGTGATTTCAACAGGAGGGAAATTGCTATCGAAATCATTGTCCTATGTTGGCCCTTTAGCAGAACGTTCACTAGATATGTATCATGTGAATAAAACATTTATTTCCTGTAAGGGATTCCATTTAGAAACAGGGCTTAGCGACTCCAGTGAACTTCAAGCGTTATTAAAAAAGCGCATGATTCAACACTGTGATTATGTTATTTTAATGGTTGATTCAACGAAGTTTGATACACAGGCATTTTCTTATATCGCATCAATAGGCGAAATTAATGAAGTGATTACGGATAATGGGATTACGCCAAAATCGATTCAAACAATTGAGGAAAAAAATATTAAGTTGACGATTGTGCCATGTAGAAACGAAGTGAGCGTATAA
- the rhaA gene encoding L-rhamnose isomerase has protein sequence MTINENYAFAKKEYERWGINVEEVLKKLENIPISVHCWQGDDISGFEVNKSELSGGIDVTGNYPGKARTPEELRLDLDKALSLIPGKHRVNLHAIYAETNGEVVDRDKLEPKHFANWVEWAKKRGIGLDFNPTLFSHEKAEDGLTLSHPNPEIRKFWIDHCIASRKIGEYFGRELGTPCLTNIWIPDGYKDTPSDRLTPRKRLKESLDEIFAVEIDKAYQIDAVESKLFGIGSESYVVGSHEFYFGYALQSDVLCLLDTGHFHPTETVSNKISTMLIFENKLALHVSRPVRWDSDHVVTFDDELREIALEIVRNDALDKVMIGLDFFDASINRVAAWTIGTRNMIKSLLYALLTPNDYLKNLQEEENFTERLALMEEFKTYPFGAIWDYYCAKMNVPAKETWLENVKTYEAEVQSKRI, from the coding sequence ATGACAATCAATGAAAATTACGCATTTGCAAAGAAGGAATATGAGCGATGGGGAATTAACGTGGAAGAGGTACTTAAAAAACTAGAAAATATACCGATATCTGTTCACTGCTGGCAAGGTGATGATATTAGTGGGTTTGAAGTGAATAAAAGTGAGTTGTCCGGTGGGATTGATGTAACTGGAAATTATCCTGGAAAAGCACGTACGCCGGAGGAATTACGGTTGGATCTGGATAAGGCACTTTCACTGATTCCTGGTAAGCACAGAGTGAATCTTCATGCAATCTATGCGGAAACAAATGGCGAAGTAGTGGATAGGGACAAACTAGAGCCAAAACATTTTGCGAACTGGGTGGAATGGGCAAAAAAGAGAGGCATTGGTTTAGATTTCAATCCAACATTGTTTTCCCATGAAAAAGCGGAAGATGGTTTGACGCTATCACATCCTAATCCAGAAATTCGGAAATTTTGGATAGACCATTGCATCGCAAGCCGAAAAATCGGGGAATATTTTGGGCGAGAGCTTGGGACACCTTGCTTAACGAATATATGGATTCCTGATGGCTATAAAGATACTCCGAGTGACAGACTGACACCAAGAAAACGTTTGAAAGAGTCGCTTGATGAAATTTTTGCGGTTGAAATTGACAAGGCATATCAAATTGATGCAGTTGAAAGTAAATTGTTTGGGATTGGGTCAGAATCATATGTTGTTGGATCACACGAATTTTATTTTGGATATGCGTTGCAAAGCGATGTGTTATGTCTATTGGATACGGGACATTTTCATCCAACAGAAACCGTTTCAAATAAAATCTCGACCATGCTTATTTTTGAAAATAAATTAGCATTGCATGTATCAAGACCTGTACGTTGGGATAGTGATCATGTCGTCACTTTTGACGATGAACTACGTGAAATTGCGCTGGAAATTGTTCGGAACGATGCGTTGGATAAAGTGATGATTGGTTTGGATTTCTTTGATGCAAGTATAAATCGTGTGGCAGCATGGACAATTGGAACGCGTAATATGATAAAATCGTTGTTATATGCATTGTTGACACCTAATGACTATTTAAAGAACTTGCAAGAAGAGGAGAATTTCACGGAACGATTAGCTTTAATGGAAGAGTTTAAAACATATCCTTTTGGTGCGATTTGGGATTACTACTGTGCCAAAATGAATGTACCTGCAAAAGAGACATGGCTTGAAAATGTGAAAACCTATGAAGCTGAAGTCCAGTCAAAACGAATCTAA
- the rhaM gene encoding L-rhamnose mutarotase: protein MIRKASIMKVYKECYSEYKERHDQLWPRMEKEIKEHGAHNYSIFLDEESGTLFAYVEIENEKRWGNIANTDVCKEWWAYMDPLMETNLDNSPVAVELKEVFHLG from the coding sequence ATGATTCGAAAAGCTTCGATTATGAAAGTTTATAAAGAGTGCTACAGCGAATATAAAGAGCGGCATGATCAACTATGGCCTCGAATGGAAAAAGAGATTAAAGAGCATGGTGCGCATAATTATTCCATTTTTCTCGATGAAGAATCGGGTACATTATTTGCTTATGTAGAAATTGAAAATGAGAAGCGATGGGGGAACATTGCGAATACGGATGTGTGTAAAGAGTGGTGGGCTTATATGGATCCACTTATGGAAACGAATCTTGATAACAGTCCAGTTGCCGTCGAATTAAAAGAGGTATTTCATTTAGGTTAA